The proteins below come from a single Nocardiopsis gilva YIM 90087 genomic window:
- a CDS encoding ABC transporter permease, protein MSASSTLLPIGPPLFVAIVLTTLIAAALGALARMGHGAAVLRAGLRAVVQLGTVSLIIAAVVTSGPLTLVYVAVMLGVAGFTAGRRFTTRRRAFLAVVPIGVAVVPFVGVLLLAGLVRAEGMVLIPISGILIGGGLTATSLAGRRAMDELAARKGEVEAALSLGMTPRDAALEICRPAAVSALIPALDQTRTVGLVTLPGAFVGMLMGGASPVDAGAVQLFVLTGLLLVQVIAIMGCLELLARGVFPQREAR, encoded by the coding sequence ATGAGCGCCTCCTCCACGCTGCTGCCGATTGGGCCGCCACTCTTCGTGGCCATCGTCCTGACCACCCTGATCGCCGCCGCTCTGGGGGCGCTGGCCCGGATGGGGCACGGTGCCGCTGTGCTGCGGGCCGGGCTGCGGGCCGTCGTCCAGCTGGGGACGGTGTCCCTGATCATCGCGGCGGTGGTGACCTCGGGCCCGCTGACGCTGGTGTATGTGGCGGTCATGCTGGGTGTCGCCGGGTTCACCGCCGGGCGGCGGTTCACCACGCGGCGGCGCGCCTTTCTGGCGGTGGTGCCGATCGGCGTCGCGGTGGTCCCGTTCGTGGGGGTGTTGCTGCTGGCCGGGCTGGTGCGGGCCGAGGGGATGGTGCTCATTCCGATCAGCGGGATCCTCATCGGCGGCGGGTTGACCGCCACGTCGCTGGCGGGGCGCCGCGCCATGGATGAGCTGGCCGCGCGCAAGGGGGAGGTCGAGGCGGCGCTCTCGCTGGGGATGACTCCGCGCGACGCGGCCTTGGAGATCTGTCGGCCGGCGGCGGTCTCGGCGCTGATTCCGGCGCTGGACCAGACGCGCACGGTGGGGCTGGTGACGCTGCCCGGTGCGTTCGTGGGGATGCTCATGGGCGGGGCGTCACCGGTGGACGCGGGGGCCGTGCAGCTGTTCGTCCTGACCGGACTGCTGCTGGTCCAGGTCATCGCCATCATGGGCTGCCTGGAGCTGCTCGCGCGCGGGGTCTTCCCGCAGCGGGAGGCGCGGTAG
- a CDS encoding ADP-ribosylglycohydrolase family protein: MVLSAMVSNASTHAGRAAVSLNALALGDAFGARLFAPDGAEAVRERTLPPRPWEWTDDTEMACSVYAVLYRYGRVEQDALVASFAAHYDALRGYHTATDHLLRSVQAGGDWRALAPAQFGGAGSWGSGAAMRVAPLGAWFADDVAEAAHQARLSAEVTHTHADAVAGAVAVAAAAAVAGRCEPLGAGEFLDEVLDHIPSGAVHEAVHDARALLISSDPCAVAAELGCGELIGARDTVPFALWAAAKHHDDVPGALWAAAAAAATAGGDLDTTCAIVGGIVGTRLPWGQLPAGGASAPSRCRSGCRCQLRGPERTGLASGRPSQLPGEPRVQAAKARRGRMTSAQPTRNHRLSFGDAPASAGGGIDPLRSGARTGLRRQGERPPT, encoded by the coding sequence ATGGTGCTAAGTGCGATGGTGTCCAACGCTTCCACCCACGCCGGGCGCGCGGCGGTGTCGCTGAACGCGCTCGCGCTGGGCGATGCGTTCGGGGCGCGCCTGTTCGCGCCGGACGGGGCCGAGGCGGTGCGGGAGCGCACACTGCCGCCGCGGCCTTGGGAGTGGACCGACGACACCGAGATGGCCTGCTCGGTGTATGCGGTGCTGTACCGCTACGGGCGGGTGGAGCAGGACGCGCTGGTCGCGAGTTTCGCCGCGCACTATGACGCGCTGCGCGGCTACCACACCGCCACCGACCACCTGCTGCGCTCGGTGCAGGCGGGCGGCGACTGGCGCGCGCTGGCGCCCGCCCAGTTCGGCGGGGCCGGGTCGTGGGGCAGCGGCGCGGCGATGCGGGTGGCCCCGCTGGGGGCCTGGTTCGCCGATGATGTGGCCGAGGCGGCGCACCAGGCGCGGCTGTCGGCCGAGGTGACCCACACCCATGCCGACGCGGTGGCCGGGGCGGTCGCGGTGGCCGCCGCGGCGGCGGTGGCGGGGCGGTGCGAACCGCTGGGGGCGGGCGAGTTCCTCGACGAGGTGCTCGACCACATTCCCTCCGGCGCGGTGCACGAGGCCGTGCACGACGCCCGCGCCCTGCTGATCTCCTCCGACCCGTGCGCGGTGGCCGCGGAGCTGGGCTGCGGCGAGCTCATCGGCGCCCGCGACACCGTGCCGTTCGCGCTGTGGGCGGCGGCCAAGCACCACGACGACGTCCCCGGGGCGCTGTGGGCGGCCGCCGCGGCAGCCGCGACGGCGGGCGGGGACCTCGACACGACCTGCGCGATCGTCGGCGGCATCGTGGGCACGCGGCTGCCCTGGGGGCAGCTGCCCGCGGGTGGCGCGAGCGCGCCGAGCCGCTGCCGGAGTGGGTGCCGGTGTCAGCTTCGCGGTCCTGAACGGACCGGGCTCGCCAGTGGACGCCCCAGCCAGCTGCCGGGTGAACCCCGCGTCCAGGCGGCCAAAGCCCGCCGGGGGCGGATGACCTCCGCCCAGCCCACCAGGAATCACCGGCTGTCCTTCGGGGATGCCCCGGCTTCGGCCGGGGGAGGAATCGATCCCCTGCGGAGCGGGGCACGAACGGGGTTGCGCCGCCAGGGCGAACGACCGCCCACGTGA
- a CDS encoding PKD domain-containing protein, giving the protein MRRIFAVLAAAALVPVFAMAPAAAAPTPAESGPEKTYIVVLDDDANPREVAKRHGDRPNGIYQHALTGYAAEMTAAEARALRSDPEVDFVQEDAVVHTMAQDTPTGISRAFAPDNENLKINGQEDFRADVDIAIIDTGIAEHPDLDIVSRTDCTSGTCRDGSGTDGNGHGTHVAGSAAAIDDGSGVVGVANGARLWSVKVLGDDGGGTLAAVTAGIDWVTGHASDIEVANMSLGCDGCFDQAMSQAISSSVDAGIVHTVAAGNSYKNAQNFFPANHDDVLTVSAMADSDGKPGGNGPSFSCRTDQDDTLADFSNYGTVVDITAPGVCIYSTWANGGYNTISGTSMAAPHVAGAAGLLAVGDSKPTNRADVMAIYETLKSTGNGGWDDTSNDGVREPLLDVGDASTYPADGGGGGDTPTAVIGHTCDDTSRTCEFDGTGSAAPEGEITGYAWDFGDGTTGEGATPSHTYTADGTYTVKLTVTADSGATGTTSIEVKVGTEPGNEVPTSAFTATCYASWDLCTFDASGASDPDGTIASYAWDFGDGTTGSGQSTWHFYNSGGTYEVTLTVTDDKGASGTTTKTITVR; this is encoded by the coding sequence ATGCGAAGAATCTTTGCCGTGCTCGCCGCCGCCGCTCTGGTCCCGGTGTTCGCCATGGCACCGGCCGCGGCCGCTCCCACCCCCGCCGAATCCGGACCCGAAAAGACCTACATCGTGGTCCTGGACGACGACGCCAACCCCCGCGAGGTCGCCAAACGGCACGGGGACCGCCCCAACGGCATCTACCAGCACGCCCTGACCGGCTACGCCGCCGAGATGACCGCCGCCGAGGCCCGGGCGCTGCGCTCCGACCCCGAGGTCGACTTCGTCCAAGAGGACGCGGTCGTCCACACCATGGCCCAGGACACCCCCACCGGCATTTCCCGGGCCTTCGCCCCCGACAACGAGAACCTGAAGATCAACGGCCAGGAGGACTTCCGGGCCGACGTCGACATCGCGATCATCGACACCGGCATCGCCGAGCACCCTGATCTCGACATCGTCTCCCGCACCGACTGCACCAGCGGCACCTGCCGCGACGGGTCGGGCACCGACGGCAACGGGCACGGCACGCACGTCGCGGGCAGCGCGGCGGCCATCGACGACGGGTCCGGGGTCGTCGGCGTGGCCAATGGCGCCCGCCTGTGGAGCGTCAAGGTGCTGGGCGACGACGGCGGGGGCACCCTGGCCGCCGTCACCGCCGGCATCGACTGGGTCACCGGACATGCCTCCGACATCGAGGTCGCCAACATGAGCCTGGGCTGCGACGGCTGCTTCGACCAGGCCATGAGCCAGGCCATCTCCTCCTCGGTGGACGCCGGCATCGTGCACACCGTGGCCGCCGGCAATTCCTACAAGAACGCGCAGAACTTCTTCCCGGCCAACCACGACGACGTGCTCACCGTCTCGGCGATGGCCGACTCCGACGGCAAGCCCGGCGGCAACGGCCCCTCCTTCTCCTGCCGTACCGACCAGGACGACACCCTGGCCGACTTCTCCAACTACGGCACCGTCGTGGACATCACCGCCCCAGGCGTGTGCATCTACTCCACCTGGGCCAACGGGGGCTACAACACCATCAGCGGCACCTCCATGGCCGCACCGCACGTCGCCGGGGCCGCCGGCCTGCTCGCGGTCGGCGACAGCAAGCCCACCAACCGCGCCGACGTGATGGCCATCTACGAGACGCTCAAGTCGACCGGCAACGGCGGCTGGGACGACACCTCCAACGACGGCGTCCGCGAGCCCCTGCTGGACGTCGGCGACGCCTCCACCTACCCCGCCGACGGCGGAGGCGGCGGCGACACGCCCACCGCCGTCATCGGGCACACCTGCGACGACACCTCGCGGACCTGCGAGTTCGACGGCACCGGCTCCGCCGCCCCCGAGGGCGAGATCACCGGCTACGCCTGGGACTTCGGCGACGGCACCACCGGTGAGGGCGCGACCCCGTCCCACACCTACACCGCGGACGGCACCTACACCGTCAAGCTGACCGTCACCGCCGACAGCGGCGCCACCGGCACGACCTCCATCGAGGTCAAGGTCGGCACCGAGCCCGGCAACGAGGTCCCCACCTCCGCGTTCACCGCGACCTGCTACGCCTCCTGGGACCTGTGCACCTTCGACGCCTCCGGCGCCAGTGACCCCGACGGCACCATCGCCTCCTACGCCTGGGACTTCGGCGACGGCACGACCGGCAGCGGCCAGTCCACCTGGCACTTCTACAACTCCGGCGGCACCTACGAGGTCACCCTGACCGTCACCGACGACAAGGGGGCCAGCGGGACGACCACCAAGACGATCACCGTCCGATAA
- a CDS encoding uroporphyrinogen-III synthase — translation MSAGIDHLPGPRTEPAATVAPLAGFTVAVTAARRADELAALLRRKGAEVVCAPALRIVPLSDDQRLAAASRRLIHDPVDIVVATTGIGFRGWVEACETWGQAEPLIASMSRSRLIARGPKAKGAIRAAGLTEEWSPPSESSAEVLDYLLSTGVEGLRVAVQLHGEPLPDFCAALRMAGAEVVEVPIYRWTTPEDVGALDRLIDGITGGGIDAVTFTSAPAAAGLLARSHQTGAQPHLVNALRGDVLAMCVGPVTARPLMAHDIPTVWPARARIGAQVRKLTEELPDRFPDLPVAGHRMRLRGHAVLLDGVVRPISPALMRVLRQLARRPGQVRDRADLLASLGGDADAHAVETAVARLRTALGDPKIIQTVVKRGYRLALDNGDCPPSGA, via the coding sequence GTGAGCGCCGGCATCGACCACCTGCCCGGCCCCCGCACCGAACCCGCGGCGACCGTGGCCCCGCTGGCCGGCTTCACCGTCGCGGTCACCGCGGCCCGGCGCGCCGACGAGCTGGCCGCACTGCTGCGCCGCAAGGGCGCCGAGGTCGTGTGCGCCCCAGCGCTGCGCATCGTCCCGCTCAGCGACGACCAGCGCCTCGCCGCCGCCTCGCGCCGCCTCATCCACGACCCCGTCGACATCGTCGTGGCCACCACCGGCATCGGCTTCCGCGGCTGGGTCGAGGCCTGCGAAACCTGGGGCCAGGCCGAACCGCTGATCGCGTCCATGTCCCGCTCCCGCCTCATCGCCCGCGGCCCCAAGGCCAAGGGCGCCATCCGCGCCGCCGGGCTCACCGAGGAATGGTCACCGCCCTCCGAATCCTCCGCCGAAGTCCTGGACTACCTCCTGTCCACCGGCGTGGAAGGGCTGCGCGTGGCCGTGCAGCTGCACGGCGAGCCCCTGCCCGACTTCTGCGCCGCCCTGCGCATGGCCGGAGCCGAAGTCGTGGAGGTCCCCATCTACCGGTGGACCACGCCTGAGGACGTCGGCGCCCTGGACCGGCTCATCGACGGCATCACCGGCGGCGGCATCGACGCGGTGACCTTCACCAGCGCCCCGGCCGCCGCCGGGCTGCTGGCCCGCTCCCACCAGACCGGCGCCCAGCCCCACCTGGTCAACGCACTGCGCGGCGACGTGCTGGCCATGTGCGTGGGCCCAGTCACCGCCCGCCCGCTGATGGCCCACGACATCCCCACCGTCTGGCCCGCCCGCGCCCGCATCGGCGCCCAGGTCCGCAAGCTCACCGAGGAACTGCCCGACCGGTTCCCCGACCTGCCGGTGGCCGGGCACCGCATGCGGCTGCGCGGGCACGCCGTCCTGCTCGACGGGGTCGTGCGCCCCATCTCGCCCGCGCTGATGCGGGTGCTGCGCCAACTGGCCCGCCGCCCCGGCCAGGTGCGCGACCGCGCCGACCTGCTGGCCAGCCTGGGCGGCGACGCCGACGCCCACGCCGTGGAGACGGCCGTTGCCCGGCTGCGCACCGCCCTGGGCGACCCCAAGATCATCCAGACCGTGGTCAAGCGCGGCTACCGCCTCGCCCTGGACAACGGCGACTGCCCGCCCTCAGGAGCCTGA
- the nirB gene encoding nitrite reductase large subunit NirB, with protein sequence MRQLVVIGNGMVGHRLVEAVRDRDAQGAWNIVVLGEEPRPAYDRVALSSYFDGATEHDLRLADLGEGVDLRLGERATAIDRQNTTVTTTSGAVIDYDTLVLATGSYPFVPPLPGHDLPGCHVYRTIDDLDAITASARNATTGVVIGGGLLGLEAANALRLLNVDTHVVELAPWLMPAQVDEGGGALLGRLIEELGVTVHTGNGTSHIEAGEDGRPTAIYLGEERIPTDVVVFSVGIRPRDEVARQAGLDMGERGGVVIDDTCRTSDPHIYAIGECASHDGTVYGLIAPGNAMAEVVADRLVGGEAAFTGADTSTKLKLLGVDVASFGDAHGRTEGALDVVVNDAAGRRYAKLVVSDDATTLLGGVLVGDASAYAALRPLVGHELPGDPLTLISPAGADGGGVGAGALPDDAQICSCNAVTKGALTQAIAEGACDVPALKGCTSAGTSCGSCVPMLKQLLAASGVEQSSALCEHFTQSRAELVETIRATGITTFSDLITRHGTGRGCDICKPAVASILASLGGGHILEGEQAALQDTNDHFLANLQRNGTYSVVPRVPGGEITPDKLIVIGKVAREFGLYTKITGAQRIDLLGARVEQLPAIWSRLVEAGFESGHAYGKALRTVKSCVGTTWCRYGVQDSVRMAIDLELRYRGLRSPHKIKAAVSGCARECAEARGKDFGVIATDKGWNLYVGGNGGFTPRHAELLASDLDDATLISYIDRFLMFYIRTADRLQRTAAWIENLDGGLDHLRDVVVHDSLGIGADLERDMAAHVANYADEWRGVLEDPEKLARFASFANAPEAPDPTISFDTERDQPVPAGPVALGMPQLPTDGTTPNGDAARTAPDGSAPVEV encoded by the coding sequence ATGAGACAACTCGTCGTCATCGGCAACGGCATGGTGGGCCACCGCCTCGTCGAGGCGGTCCGCGACCGCGACGCCCAGGGCGCGTGGAACATCGTGGTCCTGGGCGAGGAACCGCGCCCCGCCTACGACCGGGTCGCGCTGTCCTCCTACTTCGACGGCGCCACAGAACACGACCTGCGCCTGGCCGACCTGGGCGAGGGCGTCGACCTGCGGCTGGGCGAACGCGCCACCGCCATCGACCGCCAGAACACGACGGTCACCACCACCTCCGGCGCCGTCATCGACTACGACACCCTGGTGCTGGCCACCGGCTCCTACCCGTTCGTGCCGCCCCTGCCCGGCCACGACCTGCCCGGCTGCCACGTCTACCGCACCATCGACGACCTGGACGCCATCACCGCCTCCGCCCGCAACGCCACCACCGGCGTCGTCATCGGCGGCGGCCTGCTCGGCCTGGAGGCCGCCAACGCCCTGCGGCTGCTCAACGTCGACACCCACGTCGTCGAACTGGCCCCCTGGCTCATGCCCGCCCAGGTCGACGAGGGCGGCGGCGCCCTCCTGGGCCGCCTCATCGAAGAACTCGGCGTCACCGTGCACACCGGCAACGGCACCTCGCACATCGAGGCCGGCGAGGACGGCCGCCCCACCGCCATCTACCTCGGCGAGGAGCGCATCCCCACCGACGTGGTCGTGTTCTCCGTGGGCATCCGCCCCCGCGACGAGGTCGCCCGCCAGGCCGGACTGGACATGGGCGAACGCGGCGGCGTCGTCATCGACGACACCTGCCGCACCAGCGACCCCCACATCTACGCCATCGGCGAATGCGCCAGCCACGACGGCACCGTCTACGGGCTCATCGCCCCGGGCAACGCCATGGCCGAGGTCGTCGCCGACCGGCTCGTGGGCGGCGAGGCCGCCTTCACCGGCGCCGACACCTCCACCAAGCTCAAGCTGCTCGGCGTGGACGTGGCCAGCTTCGGCGACGCCCACGGCCGCACCGAGGGCGCCCTGGACGTCGTCGTCAACGACGCAGCCGGCCGCCGCTACGCCAAGCTCGTCGTCTCCGACGACGCCACCACCCTGCTCGGCGGGGTCCTGGTCGGCGACGCCTCCGCCTACGCGGCCCTGCGCCCCCTGGTCGGACACGAACTGCCCGGCGACCCGCTGACCCTGATCTCCCCGGCCGGAGCCGACGGCGGGGGCGTGGGCGCCGGCGCCCTGCCCGACGACGCCCAGATCTGCTCCTGCAACGCCGTCACCAAGGGCGCACTCACCCAGGCCATCGCCGAGGGCGCCTGCGACGTGCCCGCCCTCAAGGGGTGCACGAGCGCCGGCACCAGCTGCGGCTCGTGCGTGCCGATGCTCAAGCAGCTGCTGGCCGCCTCCGGCGTGGAGCAGTCCAGCGCCCTGTGCGAGCACTTCACCCAGTCCCGCGCCGAGCTCGTGGAGACCATCCGGGCCACCGGCATCACCACGTTCTCCGACCTCATCACCCGCCACGGCACCGGCCGCGGCTGCGACATCTGCAAGCCGGCCGTCGCCTCCATCCTCGCCTCCCTGGGCGGCGGCCACATCCTGGAGGGCGAGCAGGCCGCCCTGCAGGACACCAACGACCACTTCCTCGCCAACCTCCAGCGCAACGGCACCTACTCGGTCGTGCCCCGCGTCCCCGGCGGCGAGATCACCCCCGACAAGCTCATCGTCATCGGCAAGGTCGCCCGTGAATTCGGGCTCTACACCAAGATCACCGGCGCCCAGCGCATCGACCTGCTCGGCGCCCGCGTCGAGCAGCTGCCCGCCATCTGGTCGCGCCTGGTCGAGGCCGGATTCGAATCCGGACACGCCTACGGCAAGGCCCTGCGCACCGTCAAGTCGTGCGTGGGCACCACCTGGTGCCGCTACGGCGTCCAAGACTCCGTGCGCATGGCCATCGACCTCGAACTGCGCTACCGCGGCCTGCGCTCCCCCCACAAGATCAAGGCCGCGGTGTCCGGGTGCGCCCGCGAATGCGCCGAGGCGCGCGGCAAGGACTTCGGCGTCATCGCCACCGACAAGGGCTGGAACCTCTACGTCGGCGGCAACGGCGGCTTCACCCCCCGCCACGCCGAACTCCTGGCCTCCGACCTCGACGACGCCACCCTCATCAGCTACATCGACCGGTTCCTGATGTTCTACATCCGCACCGCCGACCGGCTGCAGCGCACCGCCGCCTGGATCGAGAACCTCGACGGCGGGCTGGACCACCTGCGCGACGTCGTCGTCCACGACTCCCTGGGCATCGGCGCCGACCTCGAACGCGACATGGCCGCCCACGTCGCCAACTACGCCGACGAATGGCGCGGCGTGCTGGAGGACCCCGAAAAGCTCGCCCGGTTCGCCTCCTTCGCCAACGCGCCCGAGGCCCCCGACCCCACCATCAGCTTCGACACCGAGCGCGACCAGCCCGTCCCGGCCGGCCCCGTCGCCCTGGGGATGCCGCAGCTGCCCACCGACGGCACCACCCCCAACGGGGACGCCGCCCGCACCGCCCCCGACGGCTCCGCACCCGTGGAGGTCTGA
- the nirD gene encoding nitrite reductase small subunit NirD, with protein sequence MTAPALPALPTSPDGQWVPACPAERLLPERGVAVLLPDGHQAALFRTHDGALYALDNIDPFSHAAVMSRGIVGDRGGEPTVASPMLKQVFSLRTGSCLDDPQVRLATYRVRERDGRIDVSIRPDEAPQ encoded by the coding sequence ATGACCGCACCCGCCCTTCCTGCCCTGCCCACCAGCCCCGACGGCCAGTGGGTCCCCGCCTGCCCTGCCGAGCGGCTCCTGCCCGAGCGCGGTGTGGCCGTCCTGCTGCCCGACGGCCACCAGGCCGCCCTGTTCCGCACCCACGACGGCGCGCTCTACGCCCTGGACAACATCGACCCGTTCAGCCACGCCGCCGTGATGTCGCGCGGCATCGTCGGCGACCGCGGCGGAGAGCCCACCGTGGCCTCACCCATGCTCAAGCAGGTCTTCTCGTTGCGCACCGGCTCCTGCCTGGACGACCCCCAGGTGCGCCTGGCCACCTACCGGGTGCGCGAGCGCGACGGGCGCATCGACGTCAGCATCCGACCCGACGAGGCCCCCCAGTGA
- a CDS encoding ATP-binding protein, giving the protein MCSPPLVGRDRELGVLTRATTQQRAVVLIAGEAGTGKTRLVHELRGDQDADAHPSGSGPLLGYCHPAPAPFPYGPVIEALRGAPIPTGLNPVCGTLHPLLPECAHLLPDPPPVLPDPNSERHRLFRAFREILTALGPAVLVIEDVHWVDADTRALLDFLVPRLPDQLTLVLTYRPEELPADYPVAALAARLPHGTFRAELDLPPLSVEEVHHLCTALLHDRPPPGEGFAARLHAHTRGNPFATVELLHHLRATRIDPTTPSCLQDARVPPTLRDALLERLARLGRHARAIVQAAAVLGDPATEGVLTAVAKLTPAHAARGLDEALTRRILRSGPDGSIGFPHPLTRRAAYSALPLPKRRRLHRRAAAVLRSEPGPPYAAMAAHSREAGLHDAWTAYAEQAADRAIATGDDGAAAELLRDALTRPRLASETRSRLAVKLGRAALTGLVTDETITLLRQIIDDAALPPETRGELRLELGLLLFNQAGQGTQGRHELARACAELSRRPALAARAMSALAVPRSTPEPVDAHRQWMQRATTAAGHSGDPVVTTAVAVNRATLLAQLGDSGAWEVALPDPADPLDRAQRREFTRGALNLADAAVMLGDYPRAEHYLRLTTELATTTEVPFTLALVGAESTGLLLDWVRGRWDGLAERAGGAAHSPHLADLPLVAAEIDLVRANLALAQGDPAEAEELLRGVGSGATTANLVPIRAAAAGTLGRILLARKDAEEAWNRIDPVLCLIQSKGIWVWASDLTPGLEALLALGRDTLAADLLQRFAAGLEGTAAPAAAATLHRWRGLLADHRGESARAVEHYARAEAAYRALPRPYDAAQAMEARGRCRLADGQTTVLVEALRAYTAVGAAWDAARCRRLLREQGVSTPHVGQRGYGSALSPREQEIVRLAAGGRTNREIAAMLYLSPRTVETHVANALSKLGLRSRKELARGN; this is encoded by the coding sequence GTGTGCAGTCCCCCACTCGTCGGCCGGGACAGGGAACTGGGGGTCCTGACCCGCGCCACCACACAGCAGCGCGCCGTCGTCCTGATCGCCGGAGAGGCCGGAACCGGCAAGACCCGGCTGGTGCACGAGCTACGCGGCGACCAGGACGCCGACGCGCACCCCTCCGGCTCCGGCCCGCTGCTGGGCTACTGCCACCCGGCCCCCGCCCCCTTTCCCTACGGGCCCGTGATCGAGGCCCTGCGCGGCGCGCCCATCCCCACCGGTCTCAACCCCGTCTGCGGCACCCTGCACCCGCTGCTGCCCGAGTGCGCCCACCTGCTTCCCGACCCGCCGCCCGTGCTGCCCGACCCCAACAGTGAGCGCCACCGGCTCTTCCGCGCCTTCCGGGAGATCCTCACCGCCCTGGGGCCGGCCGTGCTGGTCATCGAGGACGTCCACTGGGTCGACGCCGACACCCGCGCGCTGCTGGACTTTCTCGTCCCGCGCCTGCCCGACCAGCTCACCCTGGTCCTCACCTACCGCCCCGAGGAACTGCCCGCCGACTACCCGGTGGCCGCCCTGGCCGCCCGCCTCCCGCACGGCACCTTCCGGGCCGAGCTCGACCTGCCGCCACTGAGCGTCGAGGAGGTGCACCACCTGTGCACCGCCCTGCTCCACGACCGCCCCCCACCTGGCGAGGGCTTCGCCGCCCGCCTGCACGCCCACACCCGCGGCAACCCGTTTGCCACCGTCGAACTCCTGCACCACCTGCGCGCCACCCGCATCGACCCCACCACCCCCTCCTGCCTGCAGGACGCCAGGGTCCCGCCGACGCTGCGCGACGCGCTCCTCGAACGCCTGGCCCGGCTGGGCCGCCACGCCCGCGCCATCGTGCAGGCCGCCGCCGTCCTGGGTGACCCGGCCACCGAAGGCGTGCTCACCGCCGTCGCCAAGCTCACCCCCGCCCACGCCGCCCGCGGTCTGGACGAGGCCCTCACCCGCCGGATCCTGCGCAGCGGCCCCGACGGCAGCATCGGCTTCCCCCACCCCCTGACACGCCGGGCCGCCTACAGCGCACTGCCCCTGCCCAAGCGGCGGCGCCTGCACCGGCGCGCCGCCGCCGTGCTGCGCTCCGAACCCGGCCCGCCCTATGCCGCGATGGCCGCGCACAGCCGTGAGGCCGGACTCCACGACGCCTGGACGGCCTACGCCGAACAGGCGGCCGACCGCGCCATCGCGACCGGGGACGACGGCGCCGCGGCCGAACTGCTGCGCGACGCCCTCACCCGGCCCCGCCTGGCCTCCGAAACCCGCAGCCGCCTGGCCGTCAAACTGGGCCGCGCCGCCCTGACCGGGCTGGTCACCGACGAGACCATCACGCTGCTGCGCCAGATCATCGACGATGCGGCCCTGCCCCCGGAAACCCGCGGCGAACTGCGCCTGGAACTGGGCCTGCTGCTGTTCAACCAGGCCGGGCAGGGCACCCAGGGCCGCCACGAACTGGCCCGCGCCTGCGCCGAACTCTCCCGCCGCCCCGCCCTGGCCGCCCGCGCCATGTCGGCCCTGGCCGTGCCCCGCTCCACCCCCGAACCCGTCGACGCCCACCGCCAGTGGATGCAGCGCGCCACCACCGCCGCCGGGCACAGCGGCGACCCGGTGGTCACCACCGCCGTGGCGGTCAACCGCGCCACGCTCCTGGCGCAGCTGGGCGACTCCGGGGCTTGGGAGGTCGCCCTGCCCGACCCCGCCGACCCGCTGGACCGGGCGCAGCGGCGCGAGTTCACCCGCGGCGCCCTCAACCTGGCGGACGCCGCGGTGATGCTGGGCGACTACCCCCGCGCCGAGCACTACCTGCGCCTGACCACCGAGCTGGCCACCACCACCGAGGTGCCCTTCACCCTGGCGCTGGTGGGCGCCGAGTCGACCGGTCTGCTGCTGGACTGGGTGCGCGGCCGGTGGGACGGGCTGGCCGAGCGGGCGGGGGGCGCCGCGCACTCGCCGCACCTGGCCGACCTCCCCCTCGTGGCGGCCGAGATCGACCTGGTGCGGGCCAACCTGGCACTGGCCCAGGGGGATCCGGCCGAAGCCGAGGAGCTGCTGCGCGGGGTCGGCAGCGGGGCGACCACGGCCAACCTGGTGCCGATCCGCGCGGCGGCGGCCGGGACGCTGGGCCGGATCCTGCTCGCCCGCAAGGACGCCGAGGAGGCCTGGAACCGGATCGACCCGGTGCTGTGCCTCATCCAGTCCAAGGGGATCTGGGTGTGGGCCAGCGACCTGACGCCCGGCCTGGAGGCGCTGCTCGCCCTGGGCCGCGACACGCTCGCCGCCGACCTGCTGCAACGCTTCGCCGCCGGGCTGGAGGGCACCGCCGCCCCGGCCGCGGCGGCGACCCTGCACCGGTGGCGGGGGCTGCTGGCCGACCACCGGGGCGAGTCGGCACGGGCCGTAGAGCACTACGCGCGCGCCGAGGCGGCCTACCGGGCGCTGCCGCGCCCCTATGACGCCGCGCAGGCGATGGAGGCGCGCGGACGCTGCCGGCTAGCCGACGGACAGACCACGGTGCTGGTCGAGGCGCTTCGGGCCTACACGGCGGTGGGGGCGGCCTGGGACGCGGCGCGCTGCCGCCGCCTCCTGCGCGAGCAGGGCGTCAGCACCCCCCATGTCGGGCAGCGCGGCTATGGCAGCGCGCTGTCGCCCCGCGAGCAGGAGATCGTGCGCCTGGCCGCGGGCGGGCGCACCAACCGCGAGATCGCGGCGATGCTGTACCTCTCGCCGCGCACGGTGGAGACGCACGTCGCCAACGCCCTGAGCAAGCTGGGCCTGCGCTCCCGCAAGGAACTGGCGCGCGGCAACTGA